One Streptosporangium sp. NBC_01495 DNA window includes the following coding sequences:
- a CDS encoding HAD family hydrolase, whose product MSDLMNSVGFDLDLTLADTRAGIAAVYEEVALRIGVFIDSVAVVARLGPPLEWELANWMPAEEVPAAADVYRELYPSIAVPVTTLMPGAREAVEAVRRAGGRVAVVTGKNARDAASTVEFLGLDVDEVAGSVFGAAKGPALAAFGAAAYVGDHVADIDAARAGGVVSVAVATGVYPAGELRDHGADVILGDLTEFAEWFGGWRTLAALG is encoded by the coding sequence GGGCATCGCCGCCGTTTACGAGGAGGTGGCGCTGCGTATCGGCGTCTTCATCGACAGTGTCGCCGTGGTGGCCAGGCTGGGGCCGCCGCTGGAGTGGGAGCTGGCCAACTGGATGCCCGCCGAGGAGGTCCCCGCGGCCGCCGACGTCTACCGGGAGCTGTACCCGTCGATCGCCGTCCCGGTCACCACCCTCATGCCCGGCGCGCGCGAGGCCGTCGAGGCCGTACGGCGGGCGGGGGGCAGGGTCGCCGTGGTGACGGGGAAGAACGCCCGCGACGCGGCGAGCACGGTCGAGTTCCTCGGCCTGGACGTGGACGAGGTCGCCGGGTCGGTCTTCGGGGCGGCCAAGGGTCCGGCCCTCGCGGCTTTCGGCGCCGCCGCCTATGTTGGAGATCATGTCGCGGACATCGACGCGGCGCGAGCGGGGGGAGTCGTCAGCGTGGCGGTGGCGACAGGTGTCTATCCGGCGGGAGAACTGCGTGATCACGGAGCCGATGTGATCCTGGGTGATCTGACCGAGTTCGCCGAATGGTTCGGCGGTTGGCGAACCCTCGCCGCTCTCGGGTAA